In Borrelia anserina Es, the DNA window CTTAATTTTCTCTGGTAGTCCCCCTACATTATGATGAGATTTGATATTTGATAAAGAAACATTATTCCCTGACTCAGACTCAATTACATCCGAATAAATAGTGCCTTGAGCCAAAAATTCTACATCTTTATCCTCTAAGGAAAGCTGCTCAAAAACCTCTATAAATATTTTCCCTATCGTTTTTCTTTTCTCTTCAGGATCATCTATATTTTCCAAACTCCTCAAAAATATTGAAGAGGAATTAACATTTCTTATATTCAAATTATACTGCTTACTAAGACCTAATATTTCCCTAACCTCATTTCTGCGCAACAAGCCAGTATCAATAAAAACACATATTAAATTACCCTTTATTGCCTTATTAATAAGCAATGCACATACCAGAGAATCTGTTCCACCAGAAAGTCCCAAAATTACTTTCTTATCACCCACTTGAAGTTTTATTTTCTCTACAAAATTGTCTATACTATTACTTAAATTCCAGTTAACCTTAGCTTTACAAATGCTCAAAACAAAATTTTTAAGTATCTGATTTCCAACCTCTGAACAAGTCACCTCAGGATGAAATTGTAATCCATAAATTCTTTGATCTTCATTAAATACAGCTGCAACACAATTTTTAGTATAAGCTATTTGCTTAAAATTGATTGGAATCCTTTCAATATTATCTCCATGACTCATCATTACTTCTAAGTTATTAGAAAGTCCTGCAAATAAATTAGACTGATTATCCTCTATAAATAGTTCAGTATTCCCAAATTCCTGCTTCTCACACTTAGAAATTAAGCCACCAAATAATTTAATAATTAATTGCATCCCATAACATATGCCTAAAATCGGTACATCTAAATTAAAAATCCCAATGTCAACAGTAGGAGCTCCATCTAGATAAACAGAGGCAGGTCCTCCACTCAAAATTATCCCTACAGGATGCATATTTTTAATTTCTTCTGCAGAAATAGAATACGCAATGACCTTCGTATAAACACCTATCTCTCTAATTTTTCTTGCAATCAGTTGACTATACTGAGAGCCAAAATCTAGCACAATAATTGCATTATCACTCACCAAAAAGTCCTTAAAAAATTAGTTTTATTCCATAAACTTGAAAAAACAATTTAATCAACCTTAACAATCAAAACTACTGCTTATGCAATATTTTAACAAAACAAGACAAAATTCTATATTGATAATCCTTAAAACAATACAGGCAAAAATACACTTGACTTGTTAATTAACTACTCTTAATATATAAATTAACAAGATTAATATTGGTTAACTTATATAAGATATCCCCTTCCAATATCCCGCTAAGAAACACATTTGTGTCAATTAACTTAAAAATTCAATTAACTACTCAGCAATATAAAATAAAGTATTAACTAAAGTAATCTCAAAATCTCCTGTACCATTACAGCTGCATTCACTGTTGCCAACTTCAGGAATTCATTGTATTCAACTTCATTACCTTCATTGTTCACAATATCAGATATAGATCTCACAACTAGAAAAGGAACATTAAAGATATGAGCAACATGTCCTATTGCTGCACCCTCCATTTCTACTGCTACCACATCTTCAAAGTTTGCTACAATCTTTGTCAAATAAGATGGATCAATAAATTGATCCCCTGATAGTATTAATCCTGAATATCCATTAACACCTTTAAGCTTTGTTTTAATCGCTTTTAAAGCTTTTTCAAGTAAATTTCTATCGCTACTAAATCTCTGTGGCAATTCTGGAACCTGTCCAACCTTATGTCCAAATTTAATCAAATCAAAATCATGATAAGCTACCTCTGAAGATACCACTACATCTCCTACATTAAGATCCCTTACCTTAGAATTAATCACTCCACCAGCAACTCCACAATTAATTATATGACTGATATTATACTTTGATAAAAGATAACTAGTCCATAAACCTGCATTAACCTTTCCAATCCCTACAACAGCTGAAATAACATTGCGATTAGATATTTTACCTTTAACAATCTTCTTATTAAGTCCATAATCTTTTAATACCACTTCTTTTTTACGAGACATAAGTTTATTAAGCGCTAATGCTTCAGAATCCATGGCAAATACTATTAAAATACTGCTATTTTCACTCGCAACAGCATATCCATTAGAAAAAATTAATAAACAAATTAACAACCTAAATATTAATTTATGACTACACATCAAACTTAAGACTCCTTAATTAACCCAATATATACATATATGTTAATAACTGTAATACTTAACACCTTTTTCGGATTTTTCAATTGAAATAAACAAAACATACTCTATTTATTCCTTAATATTGACTTTAACATAAGAACTACATTAGATACAATAGGAACTCAACAGAAATACTATAAATCTTATAGAACTATACATTAATAAGATCCAAATTAAACATATTACAATCTTTTTATTAAACCTGTTTATATATAAGTTTGTATATACAAATAAAATTCTCCCCCCCCCCCCCTCCAAAGAAAAGATTGAAAAACCAACTATAAATAAAACCTTTAACTTGTTATTAACAATCTTAAATAACTTAATATTTAAATAACATTTAACTAAAAATTATAAAAAATAAAACATAATTTATAGTTAGACTTCACAAATTCAGCATACATTGCATACATTAAGGTTGCTTTTAAGCATACACCTCAACGTTCAAAAATTAAACAAAAGTATCAATAAATTTTAGTAGAAATTTTAAATGTAAATATGTTAATATTAACATAACATATTATAAAAAAAGACCTATCGTGAAAGATAAATAATGTATTCACTACTAATTAAAGCAAACTACATAGACATATTGAATAAAGAAATTTACCCTTCTCATATTACAATCGAGAATGGAATCGTTTCAAACATAGAAAGAACTAATGACCATTTAAAAGACTACGTACTACCAGGATTTATAGATTCTCACATACATATAGAAAGCTCATTGCTTATTCCATCACATTTTGCTCATTTAGTCGTTCAACATGGTACCGTATCTACAATAAGTGATCCCCATGAAATAGCAAATGTTAATGGTATGGACGGTATTGATTTTATGATGAAGAATTCTAAGAGGATTAACTTTAAAATTTTTTTTGGTGCACCCTCTTGCATACCAACTTTATCCTCAGATTTTGAAACTTCCGGTCACATCTTAGATGATAAAGATGTAGATAAACTACTGGCACTAGACGATATTTACTATCTATCTGAAATGATGAATTGTTCTGGTGTACTTAATAGAGATCCTAAAGTAATGAATAAAATTCATTCCGCTTTAAAGCGTAACAAAGTAGTTGACGGACATGCACCCGGATTAACGCAGGAAGAAGTCTTAAAGTATGTATCTTCAGGAATTAGTACCGATCATGAATGCTCAACAATCGACGATGCACGATATAAATTGTCCTTAAACATGAAAATTTTAATCCGAGAAGGAAGTGCAGCTAAAAATTTTGAAGCTCTGCATCCCCTTATTAGCGAATACTCAGGAAAATACCGAGACCATTTAATGTTCTGTTTCGATGATGCACACCCTGATATATTACTTAACGGACATATAAACTCAATGGTTGCGCAGGCCATAAAGCATGGTCATAATTTATTTGACGTTTTAAAAATAGCTTGCATTAATCCTGTTATACACTATAAAATCCCGGTTGGATTACTTCGAGTTGGTGATCCAGCTGATTTCATCATTACTCAAGACCTAAAAACATTCAAAATAGATAAGACCTATATAAATGGCAAATTAGTATTTGACAACGGTAAATCATATATCCCACTACTAAATGAAAATCCCATAAACAATTTCAACTGCAGCAAAAAATCCGTTTTAGATTTTAAATTCTCTACACAAAATAAAAGCATACCAATAATTAACTGCATTAATAACCAAATTATTACTCAAAAAACAATAATTGACAGTAATCTATTAGCTCCAGATTTTGAATCTAACATCAGCGAAGATATTTTAAAAATAGCAGTAATAAATCGATACAATAGTCAAAACAAAGTATCAATAGGATTTATAAAAAATTTCAGCCTAAAAAATGGAGCTATTGGAAGCACAATTGCCCATGATTCTCACAACATCATAGTACTTGGTACTAGTGACGAATATCTATGCAAAGCAGCAAATATTATTATAGAGAATAAAG includes these proteins:
- the guaA gene encoding glutamine-hydrolyzing GMP synthase encodes the protein MSDNAIIVLDFGSQYSQLIARKIREIGVYTKVIAYSISAEEIKNMHPVGIILSGGPASVYLDGAPTVDIGIFNLDVPILGICYGMQLIIKLFGGLISKCEKQEFGNTELFIEDNQSNLFAGLSNNLEVMMSHGDNIERIPINFKQIAYTKNCVAAVFNEDQRIYGLQFHPEVTCSEVGNQILKNFVLSICKAKVNWNLSNSIDNFVEKIKLQVGDKKVILGLSGGTDSLVCALLINKAIKGNLICVFIDTGLLRRNEVREILGLSKQYNLNIRNVNSSSIFLRSLENIDDPEEKRKTIGKIFIEVFEQLSLEDKDVEFLAQGTIYSDVIESESGNNVSLSNIKSHHNVGGLPEKIKLKLLEPLRELFKDEVIQLGMQLGIKENVLYRHPFPGPGLAIRIIGKVTREKIDILQEADSILIEELFSNNLYYKIRQAFVVLLPVRSVGVMGDNRTYGYTAVVRCVKTLDFMTADWVELPYNFLKRVSSRIINEVRGINRVCYDISSKPPATIEWE
- the ade gene encoding adenine deaminase yields the protein MYSLLIKANYIDILNKEIYPSHITIENGIVSNIERTNDHLKDYVLPGFIDSHIHIESSLLIPSHFAHLVVQHGTVSTISDPHEIANVNGMDGIDFMMKNSKRINFKIFFGAPSCIPTLSSDFETSGHILDDKDVDKLLALDDIYYLSEMMNCSGVLNRDPKVMNKIHSALKRNKVVDGHAPGLTQEEVLKYVSSGISTDHECSTIDDARYKLSLNMKILIREGSAAKNFEALHPLISEYSGKYRDHLMFCFDDAHPDILLNGHINSMVAQAIKHGHNLFDVLKIACINPVIHYKIPVGLLRVGDPADFIITQDLKTFKIDKTYINGKLVFDNGKSYIPLLNENPINNFNCSKKSVLDFKFSTQNKSIPIINCINNQIITQKTIIDSNLLAPDFESNISEDILKIAVINRYNSQNKVSIGFIKNFSLKNGAIGSTIAHDSHNIIVLGTSDEYLCKAANIIIENKGGLCALNNENTLLLNLPIAGLMSTLPPKEVAWKYIQLNNFCKNVLGSNLDSPLMTLSFMSLTVVPHLKINDKGIFDFDSFSFLNY
- a CDS encoding 5'-methylthioadenosine/adenosylhomocysteine nucleosidase, producing the protein MCSHKLIFRLLICLLIFSNGYAVASENSSILIVFAMDSEALALNKLMSRKKEVVLKDYGLNKKIVKGKISNRNVISAVVGIGKVNAGLWTSYLLSKYNISHIINCGVAGGVINSKVRDLNVGDVVVSSEVAYHDFDLIKFGHKVGQVPELPQRFSSDRNLLEKALKAIKTKLKGVNGYSGLILSGDQFIDPSYLTKIVANFEDVVAVEMEGAAIGHVAHIFNVPFLVVRSISDIVNNEGNEVEYNEFLKLATVNAAVMVQEILRLL